In the genome of Desulfovibrio desulfuricans, one region contains:
- a CDS encoding MFS transporter encodes MHSEQMTHDQKKNLRRVVASSIIGAVIEWYDFFLYGVVAGLFFNKLYFPDFDARIGTMLAFATFAVGFVARPLGGVIFGHFGDKLGRKKMLILTLEIMGIATVCIGLIPTYHAIGIWAPILLILCRLAQGIGLGGEWGGAVLMSYESAPADRRAFYASLPQIGMSLGLLLASGIVGFFSVTLTDEAFLNWGWRVAFLLSAVLLAVGGYMRSTVQETKDFSEARQQMPEAKFPLLDAFKRYPKMMLACMGARFIDGVSFNVFGVYSLTYLTQQHGIGRSAALTAVMISSLVMSCFIPFWGHMADRHGKAKIYGVCAVLLGISSFPAFWVLHNFSGNYLCVVLALALPFGILHAAVFGTMSSVFSESFDASVRYSGISFVYQFTAIFASGMTPMVATMLTGMADGAPWYLCGYLAGIGLLSALSTLWLSRMARARRNAQATQKIVAQAPQTVMAEATSAEGF; translated from the coding sequence ATGCATAGCGAACAAATGACTCACGACCAGAAAAAAAATCTGCGCCGCGTTGTGGCCTCGTCCATCATCGGGGCAGTCATCGAATGGTATGACTTCTTTTTGTATGGCGTTGTGGCCGGGCTTTTTTTCAACAAGCTGTATTTTCCTGATTTTGACGCACGCATAGGTACCATGCTTGCCTTTGCCACGTTTGCGGTGGGTTTTGTGGCGCGGCCGTTGGGCGGCGTGATTTTTGGCCACTTTGGCGACAAGCTCGGCCGTAAAAAAATGCTCATTCTGACTCTGGAAATCATGGGCATCGCCACTGTCTGCATTGGTCTTATCCCCACCTATCACGCCATAGGCATCTGGGCTCCCATTCTGCTTATCCTGTGCCGCCTTGCCCAGGGCATCGGCCTTGGCGGCGAGTGGGGCGGCGCTGTGCTCATGTCTTACGAATCCGCCCCCGCCGACAGGCGCGCCTTTTACGCCAGCCTGCCGCAGATCGGCATGTCGCTGGGCCTGCTGCTTGCGTCGGGCATTGTGGGCTTTTTTTCCGTCACGCTTACGGACGAGGCCTTTCTTAACTGGGGCTGGCGCGTAGCCTTTTTGCTGTCTGCCGTGCTGCTTGCCGTGGGCGGCTACATGCGCAGCACTGTGCAGGAAACCAAGGATTTTTCCGAAGCCAGGCAGCAGATGCCCGAAGCCAAGTTCCCCCTGCTGGACGCCTTCAAGCGTTACCCCAAGATGATGCTGGCCTGCATGGGCGCGCGGTTTATCGACGGCGTGTCCTTTAACGTCTTTGGCGTGTATTCGCTGACCTACCTTACGCAGCAGCACGGCATCGGCCGCTCGGCCGCGCTTACCGCCGTGATGATTTCGTCGCTTGTCATGTCCTGCTTTATCCCCTTCTGGGGCCATATGGCCGACCGGCACGGCAAGGCCAAAATTTACGGCGTGTGCGCTGTACTGCTTGGTATTTCGAGCTTTCCGGCCTTTTGGGTGCTGCATAATTTTTCCGGCAACTATCTGTGCGTCGTGCTGGCTCTTGCACTGCCTTTCGGCATTCTGCACGCGGCCGTGTTTGGCACCATGTCCAGCGTGTTTTCTGAAAGCTTCGACGCCTCGGTGCGCTACTCGGGCATTTCATTTGTGTATCAGTTCACCGCCATCTTTGCTTCCGGCATGACCCCCATGGTCGCCACCATGCTTACCGGCATGGCCGACGGCGCGCCGTGGTATCTCTGCGGGTATCTGGCCGGCATAGGCCTGCTCAGCGCCCTTTCCACCCTGTGGCTGAGCCGCATGGCCCGTGCCCGTCGCAACGCGCAGGCTACGCAAAAAATCGTTGCCCAAGCCCCTCAAACTGTGATGGCCGAAGCCACCAGCGCCGAAGGGTTCTAG
- a CDS encoding DMT family transporter, with protein sequence MSVVYLGLGVFVGAYSLYGFSISRMPAARASMYINLIPVFTLAFSMLILGERLAPVQCVASALVLGGVMISQHR encoded by the coding sequence GTGAGCGTCGTCTATCTTGGGCTGGGGGTGTTTGTGGGCGCGTATTCGCTGTACGGGTTCAGCATAAGCCGCATGCCCGCAGCCAGAGCCAGCATGTATATAAATCTTATCCCCGTGTTTACGCTTGCGTTCAGCATGCTCATCCTTGGCGAGCGCCTTGCGCCTGTACAGTGCGTGGCTTCCGCCCTGGTGCTGGGTGGCGTTATGATAAGCCAGCATCGCTGA
- a CDS encoding amidohydrolase family protein produces MKIIDFRFRPSTPDAVKGMLANKVFGGMFEFFNYADRAKPEPIEKIVADMDKRGVVKGVVTGRDAETTYGLGSANPGILELMRLYPDKFIGFAGLDPHKGMDATAELTRMVSLGMRGAAIDPYLARIPASHARFYPIYAKCCELDVPIVITTGPATLVDGAVMDDAHPRHIDRVAADFPKLKIVISHGCYPWVSEAIMTVHRNRNVFIDLAEYEEQPFSEGYIKAANSLIGDKVLFASAAPFMDFQEQIDLYKRLPFTPQTLQNVMYNNAARLLNIK; encoded by the coding sequence ATGAAAATCATAGATTTCCGTTTTCGTCCCAGCACCCCCGACGCCGTCAAGGGCATGCTTGCAAACAAGGTGTTCGGCGGCATGTTTGAGTTCTTTAACTACGCGGACAGAGCCAAGCCGGAGCCCATTGAAAAGATCGTTGCCGACATGGACAAAAGGGGCGTCGTCAAGGGCGTCGTAACCGGGCGTGATGCCGAAACAACGTACGGTCTTGGCTCCGCCAACCCCGGCATACTCGAGCTCATGCGCCTGTACCCCGACAAATTTATCGGGTTTGCCGGTCTTGACCCCCACAAGGGCATGGACGCCACCGCCGAGCTTACCCGCATGGTGAGCCTTGGCATGCGGGGCGCGGCCATTGATCCTTACCTTGCGCGCATTCCCGCAAGCCACGCCAGGTTTTACCCCATCTACGCCAAATGCTGCGAGCTCGACGTGCCCATCGTCATCACGACTGGCCCGGCCACGCTGGTTGACGGCGCTGTGATGGACGACGCGCACCCCCGGCACATCGACCGCGTCGCCGCCGACTTTCCCAAGCTCAAGATTGTCATCAGCCACGGCTGCTACCCCTGGGTGAGCGAGGCCATCATGACCGTGCACCGCAACCGCAACGTGTTTATCGACCTTGCGGAATATGAGGAGCAGCCTTTTTCAGAGGGCTACATCAAGGCCGCCAACAGCCTTATCGGCGACAAGGTGCTTTTTGCCAGCGCCGCGCCCTTTATGGATTTTCAGGAGCAGATCGACCTTTACAAGCGCCTGCCCTTTACGCCGCAAACACTTCAAAACGTCATGTACAACAACGCGGCCCGGCTGCTCAACATCAAATAA
- a CDS encoding bacterioferritin — MAENRESRKAKVIEVLNKARAMELFAIHQYMNQHYNLDDMDYGELAANMKLIAIDEMRHAENFAERIKELGGEPTTQKDGKIVTGQEVSAIYGADANQEEITIEAYSGFLAICKEAGDIVSSRLFERIIDEEQAHLTYYDNIDGHIKKLGDTYLAKIAGTPSTTGPATKGFVTATPAAG; from the coding sequence ATGGCTGAAAACAGGGAAAGCCGCAAGGCCAAAGTCATCGAAGTGCTCAACAAGGCACGTGCCATGGAGCTGTTTGCCATCCATCAGTATATGAACCAGCATTACAACCTGGACGATATGGATTACGGCGAGCTGGCTGCCAACATGAAGCTCATTGCCATTGACGAAATGCGTCATGCCGAAAACTTTGCCGAACGCATCAAGGAGCTGGGCGGCGAGCCCACCACGCAAAAAGACGGCAAGATCGTTACCGGGCAGGAAGTTTCCGCTATTTACGGGGCCGATGCCAATCAGGAAGAAATCACCATTGAGGCTTACAGCGGTTTTCTTGCCATCTGCAAGGAAGCGGGCGACATCGTTTCCTCGCGCCTCTTTGAGCGTATTATTGATGAAGAGCAGGCCCACCTAACCTATTACGACAACATTGACGGCCACATCAAAAAGCTGGGCGATACTTACCTTGCCAAGATAGCGGGTACGCCCTCCACCACTGGGCCCGCCACTAAGGGCTTTGTAACCGCTACCCCTGCAGCGGGCTAG
- a CDS encoding DUF4125 family protein, with amino-acid sequence MQEHAGREAVLAEIVDRELAMFLTTNNEGGVSVCQTRPDTFRAMRLMAHAAHEDAVLVSYLDDLRQAEADSRNFMVEKYARMDDRLPPLSTSPLLDEIADAEEAFLHDAQRRYPHVIKSNGQGMFRRYLRCELETLSPRTLELYAAQIRRAREQGRNLAAERHDYLMRMLGKGSIDACEAAAAAS; translated from the coding sequence ATGCAGGAACACGCGGGCCGCGAGGCCGTGCTGGCAGAGATTGTTGACCGCGAACTGGCCATGTTTTTGACCACCAACAACGAGGGCGGCGTGTCCGTATGCCAGACCCGGCCCGACACGTTTCGCGCCATGCGCCTTATGGCTCATGCCGCCCACGAAGACGCTGTACTCGTGTCGTACCTTGACGATCTGCGTCAGGCAGAGGCCGACAGCCGCAATTTTATGGTCGAAAAATACGCCCGCATGGACGATCGCCTGCCGCCTCTGAGCACAAGCCCCCTGCTGGACGAAATTGCCGATGCGGAAGAGGCCTTTTTGCATGATGCGCAGCGCCGGTATCCGCATGTCATAAAAAGCAACGGGCAGGGCATGTTTCGCCGGTATTTGCGCTGCGAGCTTGAGACGCTCTCGCCCCGTACGCTTGAGCTCTATGCGGCGCAGATTCGCCGCGCCAGAGAACAGGGACGCAACCTTGCGGCGGAGCGGCACGATTATCTGATGCGCATGCTGGGCAAGGGGAGCATTGACGCATGCGAGGCGGCGGCAGCGGCCAGTTGA
- a CDS encoding sigma-54 interaction domain-containing protein, with protein MYNPHMLADYVEQLCDTFRDAICVTDKEGIVTLVNKRHAELTGIAREKMIGSRIQDMVQNGIFDVVLNPRIVETGQKVSSVQNLYNGRTLLLDGHPVKDATGQVAYVVTVIRDITALTELREEITAQRELLETFQNLSSEGVTGNQYPRVVQSPVMQRLYAEASAIAETDATVLLLGETGVGKDVVARHIHHNSMRSDAPFIKVDCGSIPENLIETELFGYVPGSFSGASKNGKAGLVEAASSGTLFLDEIGELPMTMQSRLLRVLQDWEVLRVGATVPKKVDVRVIAATNKELEREVARGAFRSDLYYRLKVAVLNIPPLRSRRVDILPLAQSFLTFYGKKYRKAVSLSEDAKQVLQNHTWPGNVRELENLVQGLVVTCKHGLVGVRDLAGIRPLPPCESSDGQYALPSIEGRSLKSIMKEVETAVIEKGMQRYGSISELSRQFQMDRSTIFRKVKEIEAIKRS; from the coding sequence ATGTACAATCCCCACATGCTAGCCGACTATGTAGAACAACTTTGCGATACCTTCCGCGACGCCATATGCGTTACCGACAAGGAAGGCATCGTTACGCTTGTCAATAAGCGCCACGCCGAGCTTACGGGGATCGCCCGCGAAAAGATGATAGGCAGCCGTATTCAGGATATGGTGCAGAACGGCATTTTTGACGTGGTGCTCAATCCGCGCATTGTGGAGACCGGGCAAAAGGTTTCGAGCGTGCAAAACCTGTACAACGGGCGCACGCTGTTGCTTGACGGGCATCCGGTAAAGGATGCGACGGGTCAGGTGGCCTACGTTGTCACTGTTATCCGCGATATAACAGCCCTTACCGAGCTGCGCGAAGAAATCACCGCGCAGCGCGAACTGCTTGAAACATTCCAGAACCTCAGCAGCGAAGGGGTGACGGGCAACCAGTACCCGCGTGTGGTGCAAAGCCCTGTCATGCAGCGTCTGTACGCCGAGGCCTCGGCCATTGCCGAAACGGACGCCACGGTTCTGCTGCTGGGCGAAACCGGCGTGGGCAAGGACGTCGTGGCGCGGCACATCCACCACAACAGCATGCGGTCCGACGCCCCCTTTATCAAGGTAGACTGCGGCAGCATACCCGAAAACCTGATTGAAACAGAGCTGTTCGGCTACGTGCCGGGCAGCTTTTCCGGGGCCAGCAAAAATGGCAAGGCGGGGCTCGTGGAAGCGGCCTCGTCGGGCACGCTGTTTCTTGACGAAATAGGTGAGCTGCCCATGACCATGCAGTCGCGCCTCTTGCGGGTGCTGCAGGACTGGGAAGTGCTGCGCGTGGGGGCCACTGTGCCCAAAAAGGTTGACGTGCGCGTTATTGCCGCCACCAACAAGGAGCTGGAACGCGAGGTCGCCAGGGGCGCGTTTAGGTCTGACCTCTATTACCGGCTCAAGGTCGCGGTGCTCAACATACCCCCCCTGCGCTCGCGACGCGTGGATATTCTGCCGCTGGCGCAGAGCTTTTTGACCTTTTACGGCAAAAAATACCGCAAAGCCGTCAGCCTGTCCGAAGACGCCAAGCAGGTGCTGCAAAACCACACCTGGCCCGGCAATGTGCGCGAGCTGGAAAACCTCGTCCAGGGCCTGGTGGTCACCTGCAAGCACGGGCTTGTGGGCGTGCGCGATCTGGCGGGCATCCGCCCGCTGCCGCCGTGCGAATCGTCCGATGGGCAGTACGCCTTGCCCTCCATTGAAGGGCGGTCGCTCAAAAGTATCATGAAGGAAGTGGAAACAGCGGTTATCGAAAAAGGCATGCAGCGTTATGGCTCCATCAGCGAGCTTTCGCGCCAGTTTCAGATGGATCGCAGCACCATTTTCCGTAAGGTCAAGGAAATCGAGGCCATAAAGCGCAGCTAG
- a CDS encoding DUF4037 domain-containing protein yields MKGLQLAREFYETCLPQLRAELADIMDVAAVGLVGEGSECFGCDDGQSQDHDFGAAFCLWLPREVLRAEQPRIEAAIARLPRNIKGYESRLAPQRRQGRVGPLAIEDFYAFFTGLSHAPATWQQWLTIPEHQLAACTNGEVFEDHGGQFTRWRETLLACYPRDVLLKKMAARCMIMAQTGQYNLPRSLKRDDPVAAMLAVARFAEAALSFVFLCNRRYMPFYKWAARLAGDLPVLGPQVVRTLRLLALTPKQAGHEAQIVAAVEDFCAQVAEHLRSTGLSAASENWLWEHGPQIMRHVEETALLRMDMLQG; encoded by the coding sequence ATGAAGGGTCTGCAGCTTGCCCGCGAATTTTATGAAACTTGCCTTCCGCAGTTACGCGCAGAGCTTGCGGACATCATGGATGTGGCGGCGGTGGGCCTGGTGGGCGAAGGGTCGGAGTGCTTTGGCTGCGACGATGGGCAGTCGCAGGACCACGACTTTGGCGCTGCATTTTGCCTTTGGCTGCCCCGTGAGGTTCTGCGGGCGGAGCAGCCGCGCATAGAGGCGGCCATCGCCCGGCTGCCGCGCAACATCAAGGGCTACGAAAGCAGGCTTGCGCCGCAGCGCAGGCAAGGGCGCGTGGGGCCGTTGGCCATTGAAGATTTTTACGCGTTTTTTACCGGGCTTTCGCATGCCCCGGCGACCTGGCAGCAGTGGCTGACCATACCCGAGCATCAGCTTGCGGCCTGCACCAATGGCGAGGTTTTTGAAGACCACGGCGGCCAGTTTACCCGCTGGCGCGAGACGTTGCTGGCCTGTTACCCCCGTGACGTGCTGCTTAAAAAAATGGCCGCCCGCTGCATGATCATGGCGCAGACAGGGCAGTATAACCTGCCCCGCAGCCTCAAGCGCGACGACCCCGTGGCCGCCATGCTGGCTGTGGCGCGTTTTGCCGAGGCGGCGCTTTCCTTTGTGTTTTTGTGCAACCGCAGGTACATGCCGTTTTACAAATGGGCGGCCAGACTGGCTGGCGATCTGCCGGTGCTTGGCCCGCAGGTGGTGCGGACGCTGCGCCTGCTAGCGCTGACCCCCAAGCAGGCCGGGCATGAAGCGCAGATAGTCGCGGCGGTGGAGGACTTTTGCGCGCAGGTCGCGGAGCATCTGCGCTCGACGGGCCTGAGCGCTGCCTCGGAAAACTGGCTTTGGGAGCACGGGCCGCAGATCATGCGGCATGTAGAAGAAACAGCCCTGCTGCGCATGGACATGCTGCAAGGCTGA
- a CDS encoding tetratricopeptide repeat protein: MASQRQWLDELRSALDLMKRGEPQSCIDALEKLAARYPDDALCRALVLDGMGRAHFALQRPDAAVKALEDSVELLRSTLGATAPMTLGAVQNLAHALLGIGKIDESLALGREALHLTVEVCGPDSPQVAEAQLRLSAAYYRKRDFDRAESLMRKAKEIWEKQGFCVPQLGVCLNNLGRICEERGQLSEGIALHRQAVALRRELLGEHEETAFSLGNLGVALASDGQWTEAAATLQASVEMYGRLGLGGGDDARGYKKNLDVCLQAMAAKPPTA, encoded by the coding sequence ATGGCATCGCAACGCCAATGGCTCGACGAATTGCGCTCCGCGCTTGACCTGATGAAGCGGGGCGAGCCGCAAAGCTGCATTGACGCTCTTGAAAAGCTCGCCGCGCGTTACCCCGATGACGCCCTGTGCCGAGCTCTGGTTCTGGACGGCATGGGCCGGGCGCATTTTGCCCTGCAACGGCCCGATGCCGCGGTAAAGGCGCTTGAAGACAGCGTGGAGCTGCTGCGCTCCACCCTTGGGGCAACGGCTCCCATGACCCTGGGCGCTGTGCAGAATCTTGCCCATGCCTTGCTGGGCATTGGAAAAATTGATGAAAGCCTTGCGCTGGGGCGCGAAGCGCTGCACCTGACTGTGGAGGTTTGCGGGCCGGATTCGCCGCAGGTTGCTGAGGCGCAGCTGCGGCTTTCTGCCGCGTACTACCGCAAGCGTGATTTTGACCGGGCCGAGTCGCTTATGCGCAAGGCAAAGGAAATATGGGAAAAGCAGGGCTTTTGCGTGCCCCAGCTGGGCGTGTGCCTGAATAATCTTGGCCGCATCTGCGAAGAGCGCGGCCAGCTCAGCGAGGGCATCGCCTTGCATCGGCAGGCGGTAGCCCTGCGGCGCGAGCTGCTGGGCGAGCACGAAGAAACGGCCTTTTCGCTGGGCAATCTCGGGGTCGCCCTGGCCAGCGACGGTCAGTGGACCGAAGCCGCCGCAACCCTGCAGGCCTCGGTGGAGATGTACGGTCGCCTTGGTCTGGGCGGCGGCGATGATGCGCGGGGCTACAAAAAGAATCTTGATGTCTGCCTGCAGGCCATGGCGGCCAAGCCACCAACGGCCTAG
- a CDS encoding rubredoxin: MADPKDMWRCQMVNCGYVYDPDRGDKRHKIPAGTRFEDLPEDWCCPVCGATKKSFRPLSDES; encoded by the coding sequence ATGGCCGACCCCAAGGATATGTGGCGCTGCCAGATGGTCAATTGCGGTTATGTTTACGACCCCGACCGGGGAGACAAACGCCACAAGATACCGGCTGGCACACGATTTGAAGACTTGCCTGAAGACTGGTGCTGCCCGGTGTGCGGCGCAACAAAAAAGAGCTTTCGTCCCTTGAGCGATGAAAGCTAG